A single window of Agromyces aureus DNA harbors:
- a CDS encoding Mur ligase family protein, with protein sequence MTGSPPTALRPQHPAPRSLRGLAETFALEVRGDLGDLEVTGVVLSSNTVRTGDLYVGVPGRNAHGAQYAAAARDAGAVAVLTDAAGALLAADSGLPVLVADDARATLGDVAAWIHRTDENPATLFAVTGTNGKTSVVYLLFGILRQLGVVAGLTSTAERRIGDEAVTSSLTTPEASELHALLARMREVDVRAVGVEVSAQALSRHRVDGLVFDVAGFTNLTHDHLDDYASMDVYYEAKRDLFQPERARRGVVTVDSEWGRRLVEDSRIPVTTLTTKPDVAADWRLTVTEEQPTYTAFRLDGPDGRSLATRVPLLGWYMAANAALAIVMLVEAGYDLERIGASLGADGIDAYIPGRAERISGERGPTVYIDYGHSPDAFLQTLDAIRRTTTGRVIMVFGADGDRDTTKRADMGAIAARGADVVVITDFHPRWEDPAEIRAALIEGARAAVPDRELHEIADPRAAFRAALALAGDGDSILYAGPGHEDYHEVKGVKIPYSARDDARAALREAGWLA encoded by the coding sequence GTGACCGGATCGCCTCCCACGGCCCTCCGGCCTCAGCACCCCGCCCCCCGATCGCTTCGCGGACTGGCCGAGACGTTCGCGCTCGAAGTGCGCGGCGACCTGGGCGACCTCGAGGTCACGGGCGTCGTGCTGTCGTCGAACACCGTGCGCACCGGCGATCTCTACGTGGGCGTCCCCGGCCGCAACGCGCACGGCGCGCAGTACGCCGCCGCGGCTCGCGACGCCGGTGCGGTCGCCGTGCTGACGGATGCCGCGGGCGCGCTCCTCGCCGCCGACTCGGGCCTGCCCGTGCTCGTCGCCGACGACGCGCGCGCCACGCTCGGCGATGTCGCGGCGTGGATCCACCGCACCGACGAGAACCCGGCGACGCTGTTCGCGGTCACGGGCACGAACGGCAAGACGAGCGTCGTGTACCTGCTCTTCGGCATCCTGCGCCAGCTCGGCGTCGTCGCAGGACTCACCTCCACGGCCGAGCGACGCATCGGCGACGAGGCCGTCACGAGCTCGCTCACCACCCCCGAGGCGAGCGAGCTCCACGCCCTGCTCGCCCGCATGCGCGAGGTCGACGTGCGCGCGGTCGGCGTCGAGGTCTCGGCGCAGGCGCTCTCGCGCCACCGCGTCGACGGACTCGTGTTCGACGTCGCGGGGTTCACCAACCTCACCCACGACCACCTCGACGACTACGCGTCGATGGACGTCTACTACGAGGCGAAGCGCGACCTGTTCCAGCCCGAGCGCGCACGCCGCGGCGTGGTCACGGTCGACTCGGAGTGGGGACGACGTCTCGTCGAGGACTCGCGCATCCCGGTCACCACGCTCACGACGAAGCCCGACGTCGCGGCCGACTGGCGCCTGACGGTGACCGAGGAGCAGCCGACGTACACGGCGTTCCGTCTCGACGGCCCCGACGGCCGGAGCCTCGCGACCCGGGTGCCGCTGCTCGGCTGGTACATGGCCGCGAACGCGGCGCTCGCGATCGTCATGCTCGTCGAGGCGGGCTACGACCTCGAGCGCATCGGGGCGAGCCTCGGCGCCGACGGCATCGACGCGTACATCCCGGGCCGCGCCGAGCGCATCTCGGGCGAGCGCGGACCGACCGTCTACATCGACTACGGTCACAGCCCCGACGCCTTCCTGCAGACGCTCGACGCGATCCGTCGAACGACCACCGGGCGCGTGATCATGGTCTTCGGCGCCGACGGTGACCGCGACACGACGAAGCGCGCCGACATGGGCGCGATCGCCGCGCGCGGCGCCGATGTCGTCGTCATCACCGACTTCCACCCCCGATGGGAGGACCCCGCGGAGATCCGCGCGGCCCTCATCGAGGGCGCCAGAGCCGCGGTGCCAGACCGCGAGCTCCACGAGATCGCCGACCCGCGTGCCGCGTTCCGCGCTGCGCTCGCCCTCGCCGGCGACGGCGACTCGATCCTCTACGCCGGCCCGGGTCACGAGGACTATCACGAAGTGAAAGGCGTCAAGATCCCCTACTCAGCACGAGACGATGCGCGCGCCGCGCTCCGCGAAGCCGGGTGGCTCGCATGA
- a CDS encoding peptidoglycan D,D-transpeptidase FtsI family protein, translated as MNRISRHPMRRILAAGVVLVVLVALFVVRLVDIQVVRAAALNEQADEVRSTDPIPVYGTRGEIVDRNGIVLADSVMRYDVALSPKNAKKGPIEREQPDPGDPGKTVRVKVPLEQTAAELGAIVGLTGDQVLGIVAAELADDPDSDFAYVAKLVDVDTYEKIRALDIPWVVQYPHPSRSYPNGAVGGNLLGWVGEDGAAQAGLELGQDACLASEDGEVTYIPSLQDWVEIPGTEVVHKQARNGGKLQLTIDSDLQWEVQRIAEAQRLAVGAEWATVTVMEAKTGKLLAVADVPTVDPNDPAATDSGDRGSRTFTAPFEPGSTFKAVTAASVEDAGKANPLSQIVAGYRYKVGGADVNDSFYHDDTRYTLTGVLIDSSNTGMSKFGEMLTDQQRFEYMQKFGFGRVSEVGFPAEASGDLHGDPADWDDQTRYATMFGQGLTTTAVQIASAYQTIANGGVRMPVQLVEGCTGADGKTTSPEVTGTQVISEQAARETSEMLENVYTKGWLAKDWNIPGYRVAAKTGTAQVPDGNGGYRKEYLVSVSGFAPADDPEFVVSVSIMNAVKMNSSAASAPVFQQVMSQVLKKYRTIPSGAAAPDLPETW; from the coding sequence GTGAACCGCATCAGCCGTCACCCGATGCGGAGGATCCTCGCGGCAGGAGTCGTGCTCGTCGTGCTCGTCGCGCTCTTCGTGGTGCGCCTCGTCGACATCCAGGTCGTGCGCGCCGCGGCGCTCAACGAGCAGGCCGACGAGGTGCGCTCGACCGATCCGATTCCGGTGTACGGCACGCGCGGCGAGATCGTCGACCGAAACGGCATCGTGCTCGCCGACAGCGTCATGCGCTACGACGTCGCCCTCTCGCCGAAGAACGCGAAGAAGGGGCCGATCGAGCGCGAGCAACCCGACCCCGGCGATCCAGGGAAGACGGTCAGGGTCAAGGTTCCGCTCGAGCAGACCGCGGCCGAGCTCGGCGCGATCGTCGGGCTCACCGGCGACCAGGTCCTCGGCATCGTCGCGGCCGAGCTCGCCGACGATCCCGACTCCGATTTCGCGTACGTCGCGAAGCTCGTCGATGTCGACACCTACGAGAAGATCCGGGCCCTCGACATCCCGTGGGTCGTGCAGTACCCGCACCCGAGCCGCAGCTACCCGAACGGCGCGGTCGGCGGCAACCTGCTCGGCTGGGTCGGCGAGGACGGCGCGGCGCAGGCCGGCCTCGAGCTGGGTCAGGATGCCTGCCTCGCGAGCGAGGACGGGGAGGTCACGTACATCCCGAGCCTGCAGGACTGGGTCGAGATCCCCGGCACCGAGGTCGTGCACAAGCAGGCGAGGAACGGCGGCAAGCTGCAGTTGACCATCGACTCCGACCTGCAGTGGGAGGTGCAGCGCATCGCCGAGGCGCAGCGACTCGCGGTCGGTGCGGAATGGGCGACCGTCACGGTCATGGAGGCCAAGACCGGCAAGCTGCTCGCCGTCGCCGACGTGCCCACCGTCGACCCGAACGACCCCGCTGCGACGGACTCGGGCGATCGAGGCTCGCGCACGTTCACGGCGCCGTTCGAGCCCGGGTCGACGTTCAAGGCCGTGACCGCCGCATCCGTCGAGGACGCGGGCAAGGCGAACCCGCTCAGTCAGATCGTCGCCGGGTACCGCTACAAGGTCGGCGGGGCCGACGTCAACGACAGCTTCTACCACGACGACACGCGGTACACCCTGACCGGGGTGCTCATCGACTCGTCGAACACGGGCATGTCGAAGTTCGGCGAGATGCTGACCGACCAGCAGCGGTTCGAGTACATGCAGAAGTTCGGCTTCGGCCGCGTGAGCGAGGTCGGCTTCCCGGCCGAGGCCTCCGGCGACCTGCACGGGGACCCGGCCGACTGGGACGACCAGACCCGCTACGCGACGATGTTCGGACAGGGCCTCACCACGACCGCGGTGCAGATCGCGAGCGCCTACCAGACCATCGCGAACGGGGGCGTGCGCATGCCCGTGCAACTCGTCGAGGGCTGCACCGGCGCCGACGGGAAGACCACCTCGCCCGAGGTCACGGGCACGCAGGTGATCAGCGAACAGGCCGCGCGTGAGACGAGCGAGATGCTCGAGAACGTGTACACGAAGGGCTGGCTCGCCAAGGACTGGAACATTCCCGGCTATCGCGTCGCCGCGAAGACCGGCACCGCACAGGTGCCCGACGGCAACGGCGGGTACCGCAAGGAGTACCTGGTCTCGGTCTCGGGCTTCGCGCCGGCCGACGACCCCGAGTTCGTCGTTTCGGTCAGCATCATGAATGCCGTTAAGATGAATTCGTCCGCCGCATCCGCTCCCGTGTTCCAACAGGTCATGAGCCAGGTGCTGAAGAAGTATCGGACGATTCCATCCGGCGCCGCGGCGCCTGACCTGCCAGAAACCTGGTGA
- the rsmH gene encoding 16S rRNA (cytosine(1402)-N(4))-methyltransferase RsmH, with protein sequence MDIERIHTPVMLERTLELLEPALRRDGAVVVDATLGMGGHTAAMLERFPSLTVIGLDRDTDALGIARERLARFGDRARFVHTVYDGILEAIGSEGYDEVDAVLFDLGVSSLQLDRAERGFAYSKDAPLDMRMDGTTGRTAADIIATYSESELRHIFQDFGEEKLSARYAKAIVKARETQPILRSAELVSIIHDATPVAVQRQGHPAKRVFQALRIEVNEELSVLQRAMPAALEGLNVGGRIVVLAYQSLEDRIVKRVLQAASTSSAPADLPMELPEHRPQFKLLVRGAELASEAEQVENPRAKPVRLRAAERVRRAT encoded by the coding sequence ATGGACATCGAACGCATCCACACACCGGTCATGCTCGAGCGCACGCTCGAACTCCTCGAACCCGCGCTGCGGCGCGACGGCGCGGTCGTCGTCGACGCCACGCTGGGCATGGGCGGCCACACGGCGGCGATGCTCGAGCGGTTCCCGTCGCTGACGGTCATCGGACTCGACCGCGACACCGATGCGCTCGGGATCGCCCGCGAGCGGCTCGCGCGCTTCGGCGACCGCGCCCGCTTCGTGCACACGGTCTACGACGGCATCCTCGAGGCGATCGGCTCCGAGGGATACGACGAGGTCGACGCGGTGCTCTTCGACCTCGGCGTCTCGTCGCTGCAGCTCGACCGCGCCGAGCGCGGATTCGCGTATTCCAAGGACGCGCCCCTCGACATGCGCATGGACGGCACGACCGGGCGCACCGCGGCCGACATCATCGCGACGTACAGCGAGTCCGAGCTGAGGCACATCTTCCAGGACTTCGGCGAGGAGAAGCTCTCGGCGCGATACGCGAAGGCGATCGTGAAGGCTCGCGAGACCCAGCCGATCCTGCGATCGGCCGAACTCGTGTCGATCATCCACGACGCGACCCCGGTTGCCGTGCAGCGGCAGGGTCACCCGGCCAAGCGCGTCTTCCAGGCGCTGCGCATCGAGGTCAACGAGGAGCTCTCGGTGCTCCAGCGGGCGATGCCCGCCGCCCTCGAGGGGCTGAACGTCGGCGGCCGCATCGTCGTGCTCGCCTACCAGTCACTCGAGGACCGCATCGTCAAGCGCGTGCTGCAGGCCGCCTCCACGTCGTCGGCTCCGGCCGACCTGCCGATGGAACTGCCCGAGCACCGCCCGCAGTTCAAGCTGCTCGTGCGCGGCGCCGAACTCGCGAGCGAGGCCGAACAGGTCGAGAACCCGCGGGCGAAGCCCGTGCGGCTGCGCGCCGCCGAACGCGTGAGGAGGGCGACATGA
- the mraZ gene encoding division/cell wall cluster transcriptional repressor MraZ, which translates to MFLGTYEPKLDEKGRVILPAKFRDELSTGLVLTRGQERCIYVFSAREFEQMNEKIRQAPVTSKQARDYMRVFLSGASAETPDKQHRITVPATLRSYAGLGRDLTVIGAGSRVEIWDATAWQTYLAEQEAAFAETAEEVIPGLF; encoded by the coding sequence GTGTTCCTCGGGACCTACGAGCCCAAGCTCGATGAGAAGGGCCGCGTCATTCTTCCGGCCAAATTCCGGGACGAACTGTCGACCGGTCTCGTGCTCACGCGCGGGCAGGAACGCTGCATCTACGTGTTCAGCGCCAGGGAGTTCGAGCAGATGAACGAGAAGATCCGCCAAGCCCCGGTGACGAGCAAGCAGGCGCGCGACTACATGCGCGTCTTCCTCTCGGGGGCCTCCGCGGAGACGCCCGACAAGCAGCACCGGATCACGGTCCCTGCAACGCTCCGCAGCTATGCGGGGCTCGGTCGAGACCTCACGGTCATCGGTGCCGGCAGCAGGGTCGAGATCTGGGATGCCACGGCCTGGCAGACCTACCTCGCCGAACAGGAGGCGGCCTTCGCAGAGACGGCGGAGGAGGTGATCCCGGGGCTCTTCTAG
- a CDS encoding DUF3040 domain-containing protein: protein MPLSEQEQRLLEEMERNLYRNDADFVHAVGGGHGRRPNYRAIVLGVLLAVIGAGALIAGVALQMLIVGILGFAMMFAGVLVAITPGKRGASAPAPEEGAPSTGKTQGQQSAGFMDRLNERWDRRQERGD from the coding sequence ATGCCGCTTTCAGAGCAGGAGCAACGTCTTCTCGAGGAGATGGAGCGGAACCTCTACCGCAATGATGCGGACTTCGTGCATGCGGTCGGAGGTGGTCATGGGCGACGCCCGAACTACCGGGCGATCGTGCTCGGTGTTCTGCTCGCCGTGATCGGCGCCGGCGCCCTCATCGCGGGAGTGGCGCTGCAGATGCTCATCGTCGGCATCCTCGGCTTCGCCATGATGTTCGCGGGCGTGCTCGTCGCGATCACGCCGGGCAAACGAGGTGCGTCCGCTCCGGCTCCCGAAGAGGGTGCGCCGTCGACCGGCAAGACGCAGGGCCAGCAGTCCGCCGGCTTCATGGACCGCCTCAACGAGCGTTGGGACCGTCGCCAGGAGCGCGGCGACTAG
- a CDS encoding polyprenyl synthetase family protein gives MAQGSRLVDLVQTRIDGFLDDRSTILRSIAPELEPLDDFSRRFLSGGKRFRALFCYWGWESVGGSGFDPFGDDAERDTFPIVSAASALEVFHAAALVHDDIIDNSDTRRGAPAAHRLFERMHADAGWLRSSDEFGRASAILLGDLLLGWSDELLDEGLDTLSDRAAARAARAEFMRMRTEVTAGQYLDILAEQSWRTKPDDEQRQIAERVITYKAAKYSVESPLALGGLIAGGTPAQIRSLRDFGLPLGMAYQLRDDLLGVYGDPAVTGKPSGDDLREGKRTMLVAIARERLAAGPRNLLDELLGDPELTDEQIRMLQRTIGDSGAVDEVETIIAAEVGRALAALADAPLSSPARSELAALATTVSRRSS, from the coding sequence GTGGCTCAAGGTTCTCGACTGGTCGATCTGGTTCAAACGCGCATCGATGGGTTCCTCGATGACCGCAGCACCATTCTCCGCTCGATCGCACCCGAGCTGGAGCCGCTCGACGACTTCTCAAGGCGCTTTCTCAGCGGAGGCAAGCGCTTCCGGGCCCTGTTCTGCTATTGGGGCTGGGAGTCCGTCGGCGGAAGCGGATTCGACCCGTTCGGCGACGACGCCGAGCGCGACACCTTCCCGATCGTGTCGGCGGCCTCGGCGCTCGAGGTCTTCCACGCCGCGGCGCTCGTGCACGACGACATCATCGACAACTCCGACACGCGTCGTGGGGCACCGGCCGCGCACCGCCTGTTCGAGCGGATGCACGCCGATGCGGGCTGGCTGCGCAGCAGCGACGAGTTCGGCCGGGCGTCGGCGATCCTGCTCGGCGACCTCCTCCTCGGCTGGAGCGACGAACTGCTCGACGAAGGGCTCGACACTCTGAGCGACCGGGCCGCCGCTCGCGCGGCGCGTGCCGAGTTCATGCGCATGCGCACCGAGGTGACGGCCGGCCAGTATCTCGACATCCTGGCCGAGCAGTCGTGGCGCACGAAGCCCGATGACGAGCAGCGGCAGATCGCCGAGCGCGTGATCACGTACAAGGCCGCGAAGTACTCCGTCGAGTCGCCGCTCGCCCTCGGCGGGCTCATCGCCGGCGGCACACCGGCGCAGATCCGGTCCCTCCGCGACTTCGGGCTCCCGCTCGGCATGGCGTACCAGCTGCGCGACGATCTCCTCGGCGTCTACGGAGACCCGGCCGTCACGGGCAAGCCGAGCGGCGACGACCTGCGCGAGGGCAAGCGCACCATGCTCGTCGCGATCGCCAGGGAACGCCTGGCGGCCGGCCCCCGCAACCTGCTCGACGAGTTGCTCGGCGACCCCGAGCTCACCGACGAGCAGATCCGGATGCTGCAGCGGACCATCGGCGACTCGGGCGCCGTCGACGAGGTCGAGACGATCATCGCGGCCGAGGTCGGGCGTGCGCTCGCCGCCCTCGCCGACGCGCCGCTGAGCTCGCCTGCACGCTCCGAACTCGCCGCGCTCGCGACGACGGTCAGCCGCCGCAGCAGCTGA
- a CDS encoding Rv2175c family DNA-binding protein — translation MTDATAPDSTATEWLTVPDLVELFGSTPSRVRRLIDDRHLLAARFDGVLKVPAVFIRDGHPLPELHGTIVVLGDGGFSDAEALEWLLNEDESLGVSPITALLAGRKAEVRRVAQALA, via the coding sequence GTGACCGATGCGACTGCGCCCGATTCGACCGCGACCGAATGGCTGACCGTTCCCGACCTCGTCGAGCTCTTCGGCTCGACCCCCAGCCGGGTGCGTCGCCTGATCGACGATCGTCATCTGCTCGCCGCCCGCTTCGACGGCGTGCTCAAGGTGCCCGCGGTCTTCATCCGCGACGGCCACCCGTTGCCCGAGCTGCACGGCACGATCGTGGTGCTCGGCGATGGCGGGTTCAGCGACGCCGAGGCGCTGGAGTGGCTCCTGAACGAAGACGAGAGTCTCGGCGTCAGCCCGATCACGGCCCTGCTGGCCGGTCGCAAGGCCGAGGTCAGGCGCGTCGCGCAGGCGCTGGCCTGA
- a CDS encoding LysM peptidoglycan-binding domain-containing protein, translated as MTNGETPAETSAPTTRRELARERRPRGIRRLLTLPIAIVGTLAVTLGVVQPAVAAPHTAKRLAKAKAANTEVRRTAAVAAVAPPAEVVVAEGDTVSGIAERYGLATAEVLAANGLGWSSLIFPGQRLALPGGSVPVAPPPTAATDIRRHTVVAGDTVSGIAEQYGLRASDVLSANGLSASSLIFPGESIVLPGTGGAPDAAATAAPPAVPPPAAPEPAAAEAVTAEPVAQVEPAAPAEPAAPEPDRPATLTDEMRANAQLVIDVGRSIGVSDAGIVVALVAAAQESGLRDLDTGDRDSLGLFQQRPSQGWGTVEEVSDPAHAARSFYGGPGGPNAGRAPGLLDVDGWESMPVSAAAQAVQHSAHPDHYAKWETAARVWIAELG; from the coding sequence ATGACGAACGGCGAGACGCCGGCCGAGACGTCGGCACCGACGACCAGGCGCGAACTCGCGCGCGAACGGCGGCCACGCGGCATCCGTCGCCTGCTGACCCTGCCGATCGCGATCGTGGGCACGCTCGCCGTGACCCTCGGCGTCGTGCAGCCGGCCGTGGCGGCCCCGCACACCGCGAAGCGGCTCGCGAAGGCCAAGGCTGCGAACACCGAGGTGCGCCGCACGGCGGCGGTCGCGGCGGTCGCCCCGCCGGCAGAGGTCGTCGTCGCCGAGGGCGACACCGTGAGCGGGATCGCCGAACGCTACGGACTCGCGACGGCCGAGGTGCTCGCCGCGAACGGACTCGGATGGTCGAGTCTCATCTTCCCGGGCCAACGGCTGGCGCTGCCTGGCGGCTCGGTGCCCGTCGCGCCTCCACCCACGGCGGCCACCGACATCCGTCGCCACACCGTCGTCGCGGGCGACACCGTGAGCGGGATCGCCGAGCAGTACGGCCTTCGGGCGAGCGATGTGCTGAGCGCCAACGGCCTGAGCGCGTCGAGCCTGATCTTCCCCGGCGAGTCGATCGTGCTGCCAGGTACCGGTGGAGCGCCGGATGCCGCGGCGACCGCCGCTCCCCCGGCCGTGCCGCCGCCGGCCGCGCCCGAGCCCGCCGCCGCCGAAGCCGTGACCGCGGAACCCGTCGCACAGGTGGAGCCCGCCGCGCCGGCGGAACCCGCAGCGCCCGAGCCCGACCGCCCGGCAACGCTCACCGACGAGATGCGCGCCAACGCGCAGCTCGTCATCGATGTCGGCCGGTCGATCGGAGTGTCCGATGCGGGCATCGTGGTGGCGCTCGTCGCCGCGGCGCAGGAGTCCGGGCTCCGCGACCTCGACACCGGCGACCGCGACTCGCTCGGGCTCTTCCAGCAGCGGCCGAGTCAGGGCTGGGGAACGGTGGAGGAGGTCTCCGACCCCGCGCACGCGGCGCGCTCGTTCTACGGGGGGCCCGGCGGGCCCAACGCGGGCCGTGCACCGGGCCTGCTCGACGTCGACGGCTGGGAGTCCATGCCGGTCTCGGCCGCGGCGCAGGCCGTGCAGCACTCCGCGCACCCCGATCACTACGCGAAGTGGGAGACGGCGGCACGGGTCTGGATCGCAGAACTCGGCTGA
- the pknB gene encoding Stk1 family PASTA domain-containing Ser/Thr kinase, with the protein MTTAPVDPMIGRLIDGRYQVRSRIARGGMATVYLATDLRLERRVAIKIMHGHLADDNTFKTRFVQEARSAARLAHPNVVNVFDQGQDSDMAYLVMEYLPGITLRDLLKDYKRLTPEQTVDILDAVLAGLAAAHKAGIVHRDLKPENVLLADDGRIKLGDFGLARAASANTATGQALLGTIAYLSPELVTRGIADARSDIYAVGIMVYEMLTGEQPYVGEAPMAIAYQHANDQVPMPSTKNPSVPVELDELVLWSTSRDPDARPRDAKEMLDRLRQIEPEIRGGRMNTTQATSVLTGGFLAAPAPVGASTAATTVLTGTALAPTPVPSPSFPPSDADGDGPDAAALTTAAAHRRRRGYWILALVLLLTGLAAGTGWYFGAGPGSYATVPQIVNETPDDARAALVDAGFEVTDAQRSDPEVADGLVSGSDPAPGEQAQRGSALTMYISTGPAIIAVPQVVGAAEADARTQLSAFTVNAKSVEQFSADVPSGSVIAVLAADGSPVPDQYAERGKLSLVVSVGAVPPVEGKLATDAEAELKAAGLTVEYAEPVFDNEVPKDHVKTADWADDPMVPGSKVMLTVSKGPDLVAVPDVVGQSMRDAIAALEAAEFEVSYSLPDVFLDFAKVTSTDPAGAAQAPRGSTITVVGQLTL; encoded by the coding sequence GTGACCACTGCGCCCGTCGACCCGATGATCGGCCGTCTCATCGACGGCCGGTACCAGGTGCGCTCGCGGATCGCGCGCGGCGGCATGGCCACGGTGTACCTCGCGACCGACCTGCGCCTCGAGCGCCGGGTCGCGATCAAGATCATGCACGGGCACCTCGCCGACGACAACACGTTCAAGACCCGCTTCGTGCAGGAGGCCCGCTCGGCCGCACGCCTGGCGCACCCGAACGTCGTGAACGTCTTCGACCAGGGCCAGGACTCCGACATGGCGTACCTCGTCATGGAATACCTGCCGGGCATCACCCTGCGCGACCTCCTCAAGGACTACAAGCGCCTCACGCCGGAGCAGACCGTCGATATCCTCGACGCCGTGCTCGCCGGCCTCGCGGCCGCGCACAAGGCCGGCATCGTTCACCGCGACCTCAAGCCCGAGAACGTGCTGCTCGCCGACGACGGCCGCATCAAGCTCGGCGACTTCGGCCTCGCGCGCGCAGCCAGCGCGAACACCGCGACCGGGCAGGCGCTGCTCGGCACGATCGCCTACCTCTCCCCCGAGCTCGTGACCCGCGGCATCGCCGATGCCCGCAGCGACATCTACGCCGTCGGCATCATGGTCTACGAGATGCTCACGGGCGAGCAGCCCTACGTCGGCGAGGCACCGATGGCGATCGCGTACCAGCACGCGAACGACCAGGTGCCGATGCCGAGCACCAAGAACCCGTCGGTCCCGGTCGAGCTCGACGAGCTCGTGCTGTGGTCGACGTCGCGCGACCCCGACGCGAGGCCTCGCGACGCGAAGGAGATGCTCGACCGGCTCCGGCAGATCGAACCCGAGATCCGCGGCGGTCGCATGAACACGACGCAGGCCACCTCGGTGCTCACCGGCGGCTTCCTCGCGGCACCCGCTCCGGTCGGCGCCTCGACGGCGGCGACCACGGTGCTCACGGGCACCGCGCTCGCGCCGACGCCCGTGCCGTCCCCGTCGTTCCCCCCGTCGGATGCCGACGGCGACGGCCCCGACGCTGCGGCGCTCACCACTGCGGCGGCGCACCGCCGCCGACGCGGCTACTGGATCCTCGCACTCGTGCTGCTGCTCACCGGCCTCGCCGCGGGCACCGGATGGTACTTCGGCGCCGGCCCCGGCTCCTACGCGACCGTGCCCCAGATCGTGAACGAGACCCCCGACGACGCTCGTGCCGCCCTCGTCGATGCGGGCTTCGAGGTCACCGATGCGCAACGCTCCGACCCCGAGGTCGCCGATGGACTGGTGTCGGGCAGCGATCCCGCGCCGGGCGAGCAAGCACAGCGCGGGTCGGCGCTCACGATGTACATCTCCACCGGTCCGGCGATCATCGCCGTCCCGCAGGTCGTCGGTGCTGCCGAGGCCGATGCCAGAACCCAGCTCTCGGCGTTCACGGTGAACGCGAAGTCGGTGGAGCAGTTCTCGGCCGATGTCCCCTCCGGCTCGGTCATCGCGGTGCTGGCCGCCGACGGCTCCCCCGTTCCCGACCAGTACGCGGAGCGCGGCAAGCTGAGCCTCGTCGTCTCCGTCGGTGCCGTGCCCCCGGTCGAGGGCAAGCTCGCGACCGACGCGGAGGCCGAGTTGAAGGCGGCCGGCCTGACGGTCGAGTACGCCGAACCGGTGTTCGACAACGAGGTGCCGAAGGACCACGTGAAGACGGCCGACTGGGCCGACGACCCGATGGTGCCGGGCTCGAAGGTCATGCTCACCGTCTCGAAGGGGCCCGACCTCGTCGCGGTCCCCGACGTGGTCGGCCAGTCCATGCGCGACGCCATCGCCGCGCTCGAGGCCGCGGAATTCGAGGTCAGCTACAGCCTGCCCGACGTGTTCCTCGACTTCGCCAAGGTGACCTCGACGGATCCCGCCGGGGCCGCGCAGGCACCGCGCGGCTCGACGATCACCGTCGTCGGTCAGCTCACGCTCTGA